The uncultured Desulfuromonas sp. genome has a segment encoding these proteins:
- a CDS encoding prolipoprotein diacylglyceryl transferase family protein → MENLLFLMALAVICGALLYLGCKYLPGERWQMLAAVPVKTEGTGSWQGVNLTWYGLLTANAYVMALLMLIVLLRSVAIDLAPLLILAILLLGICVPASRWVAKVVEGKAHTFTVGGAVFVGIVVAPWLIALINLTSDVPRLPVLATLAALGIAYAMGEGLGRLACISFGCCYGKALSDCSPWLRKLFQRYHFVFYGENKKISYASGLQGQPVVPIQAITAILYVAVSVIGSALFLLGLYQWAFMLTAVVTQGWRVFSEVLRADYRGNNRFSAYQWMGVVGMAYVVLVAWLVPTTAPLAVDISAGLAALWSPLVLLSLQALWVVIFWYTGKSTVTGSMMSFFVHDERI, encoded by the coding sequence ATGGAAAACCTGTTGTTCCTTATGGCCCTGGCAGTGATCTGCGGGGCTTTGTTGTATCTGGGCTGTAAATACCTGCCGGGTGAGCGCTGGCAGATGCTGGCCGCGGTGCCGGTTAAAACAGAGGGCACAGGATCGTGGCAAGGGGTCAATCTGACCTGGTATGGTCTGTTGACGGCCAATGCGTACGTGATGGCGTTGTTGATGCTGATTGTGCTGCTGCGTTCCGTGGCCATTGACCTGGCCCCGTTACTGATTCTGGCCATTCTGTTGCTGGGCATTTGCGTGCCGGCATCGCGTTGGGTGGCCAAGGTGGTTGAAGGCAAAGCCCACACCTTTACCGTGGGTGGGGCTGTGTTTGTCGGCATTGTCGTGGCGCCGTGGCTGATCGCCCTGATTAATCTGACCAGCGATGTGCCGCGTCTGCCGGTGTTGGCCACATTGGCGGCCCTCGGTATTGCCTATGCCATGGGTGAGGGGTTAGGGCGGCTGGCCTGTATCAGCTTCGGCTGCTGTTACGGCAAGGCGCTGAGCGACTGCTCACCGTGGCTGCGTAAACTGTTTCAACGCTACCATTTCGTTTTTTATGGTGAAAACAAGAAAATATCCTATGCCAGCGGTCTGCAGGGCCAGCCGGTGGTGCCGATTCAGGCGATCACGGCCATCCTTTACGTGGCAGTGTCGGTGATCGGCAGTGCGCTGTTTTTGCTGGGCCTGTATCAGTGGGCCTTTATGCTGACCGCCGTGGTCACACAGGGCTGGCGGGTTTTTTCCGAAGTGTTGCGCGCAGATTATCGCGGCAATAATCGCTTCAGCGCCTATCAATGGATGGGCGTTGTCGGTATGGCCTATGTGGTGCTCGTGGCGTGGCTGGTCCCCACGACCGCACCGTTGGCGGTTGACATCAGTGCCGGATTGGCCGCGTTGTGGAGCCCCTTGGTGTTGCTGTCGTTGCAGGCGCTATGGGTTGTCATCTTCTGGTATACCGGCAAAAGCACGGTCACCGGGTCGATGATGAGCTTCTTTGTGCATGACGAGCGGATTTGA
- a CDS encoding DUF2062 domain-containing protein — protein sequence MWRSRLRQAVTRAFSQGLSTRKIALSISVGLMMGTMPLVWGSCVVCLVVGWWWRLSHPLIQLVNYLLYPVQIALFFPFFYWGARLFGNPMSLNRAFVAQLFDAPLAGLEQLWLVNLQALALWGGINLALFPLSYLATLALLHRFRPDSV from the coding sequence ATGTGGCGCTCTCGGCTGCGCCAAGCGGTAACCCGGGCGTTCAGTCAGGGATTGAGTACACGTAAAATCGCCCTGAGCATCAGCGTCGGCCTGATGATGGGCACCATGCCGCTGGTGTGGGGCAGTTGTGTCGTTTGCCTGGTCGTCGGCTGGTGGTGGCGGTTGAGCCATCCCCTGATCCAGTTGGTCAATTATCTGTTGTACCCGGTGCAGATTGCGTTGTTTTTTCCATTCTTTTACTGGGGCGCCCGGTTGTTCGGCAATCCGATGTCGCTCAATCGTGCGTTTGTGGCTCAACTGTTTGATGCGCCCTTGGCCGGTCTGGAACAACTGTGGCTGGTCAACTTACAGGCGCTGGCCCTGTGGGGTGGGATTAATCTGGCCTTGTTTCCACTCAGTTATCTGGCGACGTTGGCTTTGCTTCATCGCTTTCGGCCTGATTCGGTGTAA
- a CDS encoding NAD-glutamate dehydrogenase domain-containing protein: protein MDQSHQCQTYSKTIARFHEQLSSLTEPLNQRFRDPQRAAVFSLLKSLKGQAVPGDLLQLSSDELAEVISSFFTTMESRQQPVVVRCVPVTGQHISLLLCSVEDARYLFDSLQVYLTRQHLDWQEIVHLRLNVTREEGRIVALSDADLADAHESFIAVQLAQVEGCEQLEQDVADVFHEVHRFRNDSAALQQRFTELGGLAGAAGFNDFWQWLKDDHFLLLGYRQLQLDNCCEDGQVQALPENALGISDHPDHPNYQQPQALSRCDDLIQSCLMRKSPLLVMETVIPSQVWRDEPLTAICVRDKYNEHGILEHVLLGLYTHNVHGRSALDIPALQSKITYALEQLGIAEGSYNYRKIEALLATFPEPELFFLSVEQLKHIINSLLFAPQGSVRVVPMETELSTMALLLIVPRTLSQNADFSQLENFLSHQFHARKPTMRVLQFNSEYYIVQANLICRDKPKDVDFDQLASSLTALLQSWKQKLRTVLVREQGNQHGLALWRRYADAFDPDYRSRIHPRFCLRDIHCLETLLKEQREQVDLWGPVNSGANSSCRLQFYSTRQGFLNELMPILVNLDLTIIDEVDFTLTIDDQELFIKSFGVLNRLPGDESLLHIRERLLDALRALRSGRAENDYLNRLLVSTGLDWQQIDVFRAYRNYYFQLGSSFTKRTVAFALLNNPRAALALYRYFESRFINQPEWADPVVRDEQALFPARMELIEALREVDNVNEDRILRTVFNLIDSTVRTNFFKRKDSEEYFFSFKISAIGITEMPVPRPLFEVYVHNAAMEGIHLRGGMVARGGIRWSDRPDDFRTEILGLMKTQMTKNAQIVPVGSKGGFIVKTPWSDREQGMALSKKAYQTLMRGLLDVTDNRVGGKVVPAENVVRYDEDDPYLVVAADKGTAHLPDTANAVSRDYNFWLGDGFASGGSRGYDHKVLGITARGAWVCVQRHFREMGIDIQSEPFSVVGIGDMSGDVFGNGMLLSEQICLKAAFNHRHIFLDPNPDPATTFAERKRLFDLPRSSWSDFNAELISAGGGVFDRDAKEIPLSEQVRDWLGVRHDTLDGDSLIRLLLMADVDLLWNGGIGTYVKASSQKDEDAGDRANDAVRINGNQIRAKVMGEGGNLGMTQLARIEYANNGGRINTDAIDNSAGVDCSDHEVNLKIFMQHLMEAGQVADEDERDRLLEAVTDDVCDVVLANNYGQSQCLSLDSVRSQQDRELFIDLTARLATIGLLDRQSEALPSSKEVMGRKIAYTRPELAILLAYSKMQLYQDLLESDLPDWPLAEDFLADYYPAAIAEQFADHLDSQPLKREIIATMITNLVINQTGCAFCYRMARRYDIPLHQVAEAYIHFDRLIDGAALRDQIQQLDNQMPAKEQYQRLMALEETLSAMCDWALSQARELIDFKQLATMREALDAYRKLLSSVLPEKRWQSCQQQVAGLVAQNMDEEMAVQFATLPLMVNFLPVMALHQQAEVDLHSAAVVLGDVETQFEIKAMLDEVDQVPQRDRWDRMTRHTLSTGYQHAQFTLAQKVLEQFDGNVDRLLADARVRFRRYKRLQTLMLDQPAANFHPLMIMLDHLNGML, encoded by the coding sequence GTGGACCAATCTCACCAGTGCCAAACGTACAGCAAGACTATTGCCCGGTTTCATGAACAACTTTCCTCGTTAACCGAACCTCTCAATCAGCGCTTTCGCGATCCGCAACGGGCGGCTGTTTTTTCCTTACTTAAATCCTTGAAGGGACAGGCTGTTCCCGGTGATCTGTTGCAACTGAGCAGTGACGAACTTGCCGAGGTGATCAGCAGTTTTTTTACCACCATGGAATCGCGGCAACAGCCGGTGGTGGTGCGTTGTGTCCCGGTAACGGGGCAGCATATCTCGTTGCTGTTGTGCAGTGTTGAGGATGCCCGCTACCTGTTTGATTCGTTGCAGGTTTACCTGACCCGCCAGCATCTCGACTGGCAGGAGATTGTCCATCTGCGTCTCAATGTCACCCGGGAAGAGGGCCGCATCGTGGCATTATCCGATGCCGATCTGGCGGATGCGCATGAGTCCTTTATCGCCGTTCAACTGGCTCAGGTAGAAGGGTGCGAGCAGCTTGAACAGGACGTGGCCGACGTGTTTCACGAGGTGCATCGCTTCCGGAATGACTCGGCGGCTTTGCAACAACGCTTCACGGAGCTGGGAGGTCTGGCCGGTGCGGCCGGATTCAATGATTTCTGGCAATGGCTCAAAGACGATCATTTTCTGCTGCTCGGCTATCGCCAGCTACAGTTGGACAACTGCTGTGAGGATGGTCAGGTCCAGGCGCTGCCGGAAAACGCTCTGGGCATCAGCGACCATCCCGATCATCCCAATTACCAGCAACCCCAGGCGCTCAGCCGGTGCGATGATCTGATCCAATCCTGCCTGATGCGCAAATCTCCGTTGCTGGTCATGGAAACCGTGATTCCCAGTCAGGTATGGCGCGATGAACCGCTGACGGCGATCTGCGTGCGCGACAAGTACAATGAGCACGGCATCCTCGAACATGTCCTGCTCGGTTTGTACACCCACAACGTTCACGGTCGTTCAGCGCTGGATATTCCGGCCCTGCAAAGCAAAATCACCTATGCGCTGGAACAGCTGGGCATCGCCGAAGGCAGCTATAATTATCGAAAGATTGAAGCGCTGCTGGCGACCTTCCCGGAACCGGAGCTGTTTTTCCTCTCCGTTGAGCAGCTTAAACACATCATCAATTCCCTACTGTTTGCCCCGCAAGGCAGTGTGCGAGTGGTGCCCATGGAAACTGAATTGAGCACCATGGCTCTGCTGCTCATTGTGCCGCGCACCTTGAGTCAGAATGCTGATTTCAGCCAGCTGGAAAACTTCCTGTCCCATCAATTTCACGCCCGTAAACCGACCATGCGGGTGCTGCAGTTCAACAGCGAGTATTACATCGTCCAGGCCAATCTCATTTGCCGTGACAAGCCGAAAGATGTTGATTTTGATCAACTGGCCAGCTCGCTGACCGCACTGCTGCAAAGCTGGAAACAGAAGCTGCGCACCGTATTGGTCCGCGAACAGGGCAACCAGCACGGTCTGGCCTTGTGGCGGCGTTATGCCGACGCCTTTGATCCGGATTATCGTTCACGCATCCATCCACGCTTCTGTTTGCGCGATATCCATTGTCTGGAGACGCTGCTCAAAGAACAACGGGAACAGGTGGATTTGTGGGGGCCGGTCAACAGTGGGGCCAACTCCTCCTGCCGGCTGCAGTTTTACAGTACCCGACAGGGCTTTCTCAATGAATTGATGCCGATTCTGGTCAACCTCGATCTGACTATTATCGATGAAGTGGACTTTACCCTGACCATTGATGATCAGGAACTGTTCATCAAAAGCTTTGGCGTGCTCAACCGCCTGCCGGGTGACGAGAGCCTGCTGCATATCCGTGAGCGCTTGCTCGACGCGCTGCGGGCGTTGCGCAGCGGGCGGGCGGAAAATGACTATCTCAACCGCCTGCTGGTCTCTACCGGGCTCGACTGGCAGCAGATTGACGTGTTCCGCGCCTATCGCAACTACTACTTCCAACTTGGCTCGTCGTTTACCAAGCGCACCGTGGCCTTTGCTCTGCTCAACAATCCGCGTGCCGCCCTGGCACTGTATCGCTATTTTGAATCGCGGTTCATCAACCAGCCTGAGTGGGCGGACCCGGTGGTGCGCGATGAACAGGCGTTGTTCCCGGCGCGTATGGAGCTGATCGAAGCGCTGCGTGAGGTGGATAATGTCAATGAAGACCGCATTTTACGCACGGTTTTCAACCTGATCGACTCGACGGTGCGTACCAACTTCTTCAAACGTAAAGACAGTGAGGAGTACTTCTTTTCCTTTAAGATCAGCGCCATCGGCATCACCGAAATGCCGGTACCGCGGCCGTTGTTTGAAGTGTATGTGCATAATGCGGCCATGGAGGGGATCCATCTGCGCGGCGGCATGGTCGCCCGTGGCGGCATCCGCTGGTCGGATCGCCCGGATGATTTCCGCACCGAGATCCTCGGTCTGATGAAAACCCAGATGACCAAGAACGCCCAGATCGTGCCGGTCGGCTCCAAAGGCGGTTTCATCGTCAAGACACCCTGGTCCGATCGTGAACAGGGCATGGCGTTGTCGAAAAAAGCCTACCAGACCCTGATGCGCGGCCTGCTCGATGTCACCGACAACCGCGTCGGCGGCAAAGTGGTGCCTGCCGAAAATGTGGTGCGCTACGATGAAGACGATCCTTACCTGGTGGTCGCCGCCGACAAAGGCACCGCTCATCTGCCGGATACTGCCAATGCCGTCAGCCGGGATTACAATTTCTGGCTCGGTGACGGTTTTGCCAGCGGCGGATCGCGCGGTTATGACCACAAAGTCCTCGGCATCACAGCCCGCGGCGCCTGGGTGTGCGTGCAGCGCCATTTCCGTGAAATGGGCATCGACATTCAGAGCGAGCCGTTCTCCGTGGTCGGTATCGGTGACATGAGCGGCGACGTGTTCGGCAACGGCATGCTGCTGTCGGAGCAGATCTGTCTCAAAGCGGCATTCAACCATCGGCATATTTTCCTCGATCCCAATCCTGATCCGGCCACCACCTTTGCCGAGCGCAAGCGGTTGTTTGACCTGCCGCGCTCGTCGTGGAGTGATTTCAATGCCGAGCTGATCTCCGCAGGCGGCGGAGTGTTTGATCGTGACGCCAAGGAGATTCCGTTATCCGAGCAGGTGCGAGACTGGCTGGGTGTACGCCACGACACTCTTGACGGCGACAGCCTGATCCGGCTGCTGTTGATGGCGGATGTCGATCTGCTGTGGAACGGCGGCATCGGCACCTATGTCAAAGCCAGCAGCCAAAAGGATGAAGATGCCGGCGACCGAGCCAATGATGCGGTGAGGATCAACGGCAACCAGATCCGCGCCAAAGTGATGGGCGAGGGCGGTAACCTCGGTATGACCCAGTTGGCGCGCATTGAATACGCCAACAACGGCGGTCGCATCAACACCGACGCCATTGACAACTCAGCCGGGGTGGACTGCTCCGACCATGAGGTCAACTTGAAGATTTTCATGCAGCATCTGATGGAAGCGGGTCAGGTGGCGGATGAAGACGAGCGGGATCGCCTGTTGGAGGCGGTCACCGACGATGTCTGTGATGTGGTGCTGGCCAACAACTACGGTCAGAGCCAATGCCTGTCCCTCGACAGTGTGCGCAGCCAGCAGGACCGCGAGCTGTTTATCGACCTGACCGCCCGCCTGGCGACCATCGGACTGCTTGATCGGCAAAGTGAAGCCTTGCCGTCAAGCAAAGAGGTGATGGGGCGGAAAATCGCTTACACCCGTCCGGAACTGGCAATTTTACTTGCCTACAGCAAGATGCAGCTGTATCAGGATCTGCTGGAGTCTGATCTGCCCGATTGGCCGTTGGCCGAGGATTTTCTCGCCGACTACTATCCGGCGGCCATTGCCGAACAATTTGCCGATCATCTCGACAGTCAACCGCTGAAACGGGAAATTATCGCCACCATGATCACCAACCTGGTGATTAACCAAACCGGCTGTGCCTTCTGCTATCGCATGGCGCGGCGCTACGATATTCCGTTGCATCAGGTGGCTGAGGCCTATATCCATTTTGACCGGCTGATTGACGGTGCGGCGCTCCGCGACCAGATTCAGCAACTGGATAATCAGATGCCCGCCAAGGAGCAGTACCAACGTCTGATGGCCCTCGAAGAGACCCTGTCGGCCATGTGCGACTGGGCGTTGAGCCAGGCTCGCGAGCTGATTGACTTTAAACAGTTGGCCACCATGCGTGAGGCTCTCGATGCCTACAGAAAATTGCTCAGCAGCGTGCTGCCTGAAAAACGTTGGCAGTCTTGCCAGCAGCAGGTCGCCGGACTGGTGGCGCAAAACATGGACGAGGAGATGGCGGTGCAGTTTGCCACCTTGCCTTTGATGGTCAACTTTCTGCCGGTGATGGCCTTGCACCAACAGGCCGAGGTCGATCTGCACAGCGCGGCCGTGGTGCTCGGTGATGTCGAGACGCAATTTGAAATCAAAGCGATGCTCGACGAAGTGGATCAGGTTCCTCAGCGTGATCGCTGGGATCGCATGACCCGTCATACCTTGAGCACCGGCTACCAGCATGCTCAGTTTACCCTGGCTCAAAAGGTTCTGGAGCAGTTTGACGGCAATGTTGACCGGTTGCTGGCCGATGCGCGGGTGCGTTTCCGCCGTTACAAGCGTTTACAGACCCTGATGCTTGATCAACCGGCCGCCAACTTCCACCCGTTGATGATCATGCTGGATCATCTTAACGGCATGCTTTAA
- the panB gene encoding 3-methyl-2-oxobutanoate hydroxymethyltransferase, whose amino-acid sequence MRKQTTVLDIQNMYAKGDKITVLTAYDYPFARMMDQAGIDMILVGDSVGSVFSGYDTTLPVTMEEMIYHTKAVMRGSQGALVIADMPFLSYQVDVRDACLNAGRLVKDGGAHAVKLEGGENVADTIRAIVNMDIPVVAHIGLTPQSIHRMGGYRVQGRKEEQAKQLIADAKAVAEAGAFAVVLEGIPADLAKQITESIDIPTIGIGAGVHCSGQVLVIHDILGLCEKYSPKFVKVYADLAPLIKEAMTSYIDEVRAGTFPGDEHSF is encoded by the coding sequence ATGAGGAAACAAACGACCGTACTCGACATTCAGAACATGTACGCCAAAGGGGACAAAATTACCGTACTCACGGCCTATGATTACCCCTTCGCCCGGATGATGGATCAGGCCGGAATCGACATGATTCTGGTCGGCGATTCCGTCGGCAGTGTATTTTCCGGCTACGACACCACCTTGCCGGTGACCATGGAAGAGATGATCTATCACACCAAAGCGGTGATGCGCGGCAGCCAGGGCGCCCTGGTGATTGCCGACATGCCGTTTTTATCCTATCAGGTGGATGTGCGTGACGCCTGCTTGAATGCCGGTCGTCTGGTCAAGGATGGCGGAGCGCATGCCGTGAAGCTCGAAGGCGGAGAAAACGTGGCCGACACCATCCGCGCCATCGTCAATATGGACATTCCGGTGGTGGCCCATATCGGCCTGACCCCGCAGTCGATCCATCGCATGGGCGGCTACCGCGTTCAGGGCCGCAAAGAGGAACAGGCCAAGCAACTCATTGCCGATGCCAAGGCCGTGGCCGAGGCCGGGGCGTTTGCCGTGGTACTTGAAGGGATTCCCGCCGATCTGGCCAAGCAGATCACTGAGAGCATCGATATTCCCACCATCGGCATTGGTGCCGGGGTGCATTGCTCCGGGCAGGTGCTGGTGATCCACGATATTCTCGGCCTGTGCGAAAAATACTCGCCCAAGTTTGTCAAAGTCTACGCTGATCTGGCTCCGCTGATTAAAGAAGCCATGACCAGTTATATCGATGAAGTCCGTGCCGGAACCTTCCCCGGCGACGAGCACAGCTTTTAG
- the panC gene encoding pantoate--beta-alanine ligase, with protein MEIIHDVQAFQQRMLAERQQGKKISFVPTMGFLHQGHLSLLEEGRGRGDLLVLSIFVNPTQFGPNEDFDSYPRALQRDAELAAKTGVDILFAPDADAMYPEGSATTVQVTGLTQCLCGASRPGHFDGVTTVVNKLFNLVQPHVALFGMKDFQQLAVIRKMVNDLNMPITILGMPIVREADGLAMSSRNTYLSDDLRKQGLSLIASIRSVCDAAVAGQRDAATLIAQAQDIISAQPDARIDYIQICHDETLQDVKQVDEHAVILLAVRFGTTRLIDNHYLLQPVRA; from the coding sequence ATGGAAATCATTCACGATGTTCAGGCCTTTCAGCAACGCATGTTGGCTGAGCGCCAGCAGGGCAAAAAAATCAGTTTTGTGCCGACCATGGGTTTTCTCCATCAGGGGCATTTGTCGCTGCTGGAAGAGGGCCGCGGTCGCGGTGATCTGCTGGTGTTGTCGATCTTTGTCAACCCGACACAATTCGGCCCCAATGAGGATTTTGACAGCTATCCACGCGCATTACAGCGCGATGCCGAGCTGGCCGCCAAAACCGGCGTTGATATCTTATTTGCTCCCGATGCCGACGCCATGTATCCCGAAGGCAGTGCCACCACCGTTCAGGTTACCGGCTTGACCCAGTGCTTGTGCGGCGCCAGTCGACCCGGTCATTTCGATGGTGTGACCACGGTGGTCAACAAGCTGTTTAATCTGGTGCAGCCCCACGTGGCGCTGTTCGGCATGAAGGACTTCCAGCAGCTGGCCGTCATTCGCAAGATGGTCAACGATCTCAACATGCCCATCACCATTCTCGGCATGCCGATTGTTCGCGAAGCCGATGGTCTGGCCATGAGTTCGCGCAACACCTACCTCAGTGATGATTTGCGCAAGCAGGGTTTGTCGCTGATTGCCTCGATTCGCAGCGTGTGTGACGCCGCCGTGGCCGGACAACGTGATGCGGCGACATTGATCGCGCAAGCGCAGGATATCATTTCCGCTCAGCCCGATGCGCGCATTGACTACATTCAGATCTGTCACGACGAAACCTTGCAGGATGTGAAGCAGGTCGATGAGCATGCGGTGATTCTGCTGGCGGTACGCTTCGGCACCACCCGTTTGATCGACAACCACTACCTGTTGCAACCGGTGCGCGCCTGA